CTGGAGAACCTGAGTTTCCACCAAATGAACTGATATGGGCCCCAAAATTCTCATCATCATCTTCATTGATAACAACTCTTCCTTCAGTAAATTTTAACATAAGTCCAAATGGATGACCCATCATTTGAAGTGGTTCATTTACTGATGGTCTTGCACTTGTATCAACCTGAAGTGGAGTAGCATTTTGAACAGCTCTATCTAAAGTTATTATCGTAAAATCTTGATTCTCAATTGTTGTATTAGCAATATTAAAAACTTGATCTTCAGAAATAAAAATTTCCGAAGAATATTGTGGATTATTTGAAACTATTTTTGTTCCAGCGTTATTAATAGAAAAAATAACTCTAACGTCTTCTTTGTCAGTATCCCAAAAACAATGACCTGCACTTAGAACACTCCTCTTGTCAGTATTTACAGCGTTATAAAGAAAGCCAGAGCAAAAACCTGGAGACTTCTCGTCCTTAAAAGAAACATTAGAACACGCAGGAGCTCCAAAGCTCTCCTCTAAAGTTTCAGAAATTAGTTGGTAAATCACCTTTCCATTTAATCTGCCAATCGCCTTAAGATTCTTTGCTTCAATTAACATGGCCGTGCTCTTCGCCATTTCATATTCACGCTTTCCAATTCTAGAAGAACAAATATCGACCCGATCATCAGTACCATAAATGGCCTTAAGCTTAACTTTGCTATCGCACTGAGAAACTGAAGAGAAATTATACTTTTGAACCGTAAGATCTGTTACACCCGACTGATCTGGTGATGAGTCATTTCCACTTCCACAAGAAGTTAGAATAGATAGAGTTAATGTAAATAATAATGAATATGAATGCTTCATATGACCTCAAATTTGTTTTAATTTCGGCCATACTCTTACAAATGACGCGCAAAGTCTACAGATTTGTATAAACTCAATACTATTTACAGAATTTAAAAATAAATCTACCTAAGGCACTGAAATTACTAAACCAAAGTTTCGAATGACTCTGGATCAAGCACTAGCTCCCCTGCTCTTTCTTTTTCCCTCATAAACTTTACAATCTCGTCTTGGGCCTTATTAATTGCAGAGGGCGCTTTGGCAATATCTAACTTATAAAGAAATTCCTCTCTCATCGTATCTGTTACTTCACTCATGAGCTCATAAACCAGCTCTTTAGAACTCATTCTCAGTGCCGCTGCAAGAAGGTCTAGATTAACCTCAAGAAGAAATTTTTGTTTCATCTGTGTCGTTAAGTACCTCAAGCGATCAATAACTTCAATTTGCTCCCTAATATTATTTGAGAGAACATGATTATCTTCTGAAATCTTACGTAATAGCTTTTCTTGTTCACTCTCCGTAAGTCCATTAAATGTATCAACACTTAAGCCCTTTAGCTTTGTTTGCTTTTTATCTACGATTGAATGAATAGACTTATAAGTGACAGCTTCCATTGACTCAGTAAATGCCACTCCAATTTTAAATAACTGAGAATCAGACTCCACTCCGACTGTGTAAGGAGCAATATACTTTATCTCACCAAGATGACCCGAATCCATTTTCTGATCAGTTATAGCAGTAATATAAACGCTATCTCCTTCACTAAGGCCCTTGATCTCTGATTCATGAATAACAAGACTAAGCCCTTCAGTAGAAAGGTCTTTTAAAATAGAAGACAAGGTCCTTACATTAGAATTGTCTCCATTAGAAGAAGTCTTAAAAGTTACATTTTTAAAATCTTGATACTTAAATGAGAAGCGTTCTATTTTTCTTCTCTCTTTCATCATAAGTTCAACAGGAGTTTTGAAATTTATCTCAAGCTCTTTAGTCATGAAAGTTTCTTTTTTAAAAAGAGCATCTCCGGCCGCATAGTGAACGAAGAGAGTTTCGTCTTTAGTAAGAGGATACTCTGATTTTTTATAGGACGGATCTAACTCTATGATAGTGTTTGAGTCATTAACTTCAGTGATAACTCCAGAGAACTTTATCTTTTCACCGTTTCTATTTTGCCAAAGAGTTACAACCTCTGAATTCTCACAGATTTTGCGTAGCTTAGAAATAATTATATCTTTTCGATACGTTGACCACATCTTCATAAAAATATCTTTCCTTGAAGAGGTTATTATCTCAAATTTTTCAATTATTTACAGCTATTTTTTAAAAAACTACAATAGATTCTCCATAAAGAAATTTAATGTATGACCTGTTTGTAGAGTTCTGTTCTTACGCTTTTTAACTCCGTGTCCTTCATCTCGAAAGAGAACTAAAGTTGACTTAATTCCTTTACTATCTAACATTTTTTTAAACTGAATAGACTCACCTGCAGGAACTCGCGGGTCGTTGACTCCTTGAATAATCATGAGAGGATTTTTTAATCTATCAATATAGTTAATTGGAGATAGCTTCTCTAAAACGTCTCGGTCTTTCTCTAGTGATCCATACTCTGTTTCTCGAACATATCTTCTATGTGGCGCTGTATTTTCTAAGAAAGTTACTAAACTGCTCATACCTACCCTCGCAACACCAGCGTCAAAGTAATCAGCGAAAACAGTCATAGCGTATAGAGTAGAATACCCTCCATAAGAGCCCCCTGTGACACCAATCTTAGGAACAACACCATCAAAACTCCAATGTTTTTGTACATGGACGGCACAATCTCGAATGTCAGTTATAACGTCCAATCTCTTGGCCCCATTATCCGCATTAAGCCACTTTTTTCCATAACCTCTACTTCCTCTAACATTAGGCTTAACGTAAACAAAGCCTCTACTGGCGTACATTTCTGAAACAGTGCTAAAGCTTGGAATAGATTGTCCTTCCGGACCTCCGTGAAAAGAAATTATGACAGGACAACTCTTTTTAATACATTGCTTAGGTCGCTTTACAATCATTGGTATCTTTGTTCCATCTTCTGCAAGATAGTATTCATTAGTCCACTGCGTGAAGTGATCTGTTTTAACTTCAGGAGTACTAGGCAATGTCCATTCAACTAAAGTCCCTCTACTCCAATCATAAACAAAGCTGCTTCGAGGTTTATTGTAGAAGCTCTGTCCAAAAATTGTGTAGCGCCCATTCGAAGTTGAGTCTCCAAAGTAAGTATGTAAAGCCGAACTCATTTTTGGAAGTCTGATTTGTTTATAGTTTCTGGCGCTAATACCTTCTATTTCATAACGTCCATTATTATTATAAAGAATTAAAATTCGTTCATCATTCCTAGACTTTGAAAAGCTCGAAACATCCATTGACTCTCTAGTTGATATTGCTTTAAATTTCTTTGTGTCATAAAGATAGAGCTTATGAAAATCAGAGAACTTATTTGTTTGTACGAGATAATGACCTTTTTGAGCGGAATATTTTACGTAGTAAGACTCCGACTCATTTTGACCTAGTAATGGTGATAATTTTTTAGTCTTTTCATTAAAAGTGTAGATCTCATTTGTGACATTTCCAGTCGCATGTGAAAGTAGCATTTCCCCATCTTCACCCAGATCAGTTATGCTCCAATAACCTTCCCCTTTAAACAACAACTCTTTATCCATTGTAGCTAGATTCATCTTATAAATCCCCCATACTGTTGGGGAGATATTATTGGCCCTAAAATAAATATATTTTCCATCTCTGGATTGTCGCATATAAGTGGTCTTAATCTTATCTTGCCCAAAAATAAGCTCTAAAGGCCCACCAGATGGAGACTGTTTATAAAGTGACGGATACTCATTTCCACCATCATCTCTGCTATGAATAAGCCATTTCCCATCTTCTGTTATATCCTGTAGATATGTTGGATTATCTCCCCCTGTTAACTGAATTGGAAACCTCATAGGACCATCTATCTTCCAGACCTGACTCGTCCCAGTTACAGACCATGAAAAGAATAGATTTTTACCATTTGGTGAGAGTTGGCCAAGACCAGTTGTCCTGATCTCTTGCTGAGATTCAATTTCATTAACAAGTTCTTTAGCCAGCGCCTTAGGTGCGTAGAGGTTTAAGTCCTCACTAGATACACTCTCTGCCCCATGGCCAGAATAAGTTTTTTTTGACGAAGATATATGAGAACAAGATAGAAGTACTAACGTACTTAGAAATAGTAGTAATTTCAAAATTTCTCCTAGATTTATTTATAATAAATCTAGAACTTATGAAGAAAATTGTCTACTTATTCAATATCACAGGATTTCTTTTGAACACTGAAAAACTCTTTTCGATTAAGAAGTTCTGCACGAGATTTTTCGACATTTAGAAGTCGATTTATTTTGGCCAATTCTTCAGTATTGTAAATTGCTTCACAAATTTGATCGCTCAACTCCACATACTTTATAAGAAATTTAACCGTTTTCTTTTTGCCAGATTCATTCTCACTAGCAGAGGCCATATAGCTAACATCTTTAACAGCTTTCATATACTCGCTAATCTCTTTAAGACCTAGAGTTGCCGCCGTTCCATAAATACGATCAACCAGCTGGCCAAAAGTCTCAAAACCGGAGTTATTTTCCATTTTAGACTCGATCAAGCTGCTTATTGCCATAGTCATATTCTTTCTAATTTCTTTGATCTCATCAACAAAGAAAGTTTTCATTTCATTATCCATAATGTCCTCTTGCTATATTTAACGGCACAAATTTGAATAAAATTTAATTTCAATACGAATCTTTTGCTATTTTAACAATAAATTAATATTTAGGGACAACATCTCAAGATTTCTTCATAAACTGATGTATTTATTACAGTTTACCAGCAAGACTCATTGCGCAAAACCTAGTGTAAATGCTATATAGCTCCTATGAATAAACTCAATAACAATCTCCTAAAGGTACCTCTTTGCAGTCTTAATTTAGACTTCTCAGACTCAGTCGTAGAGAAGGCCATTGAGATAGTGCGTAGTGAGCTCGACTTAAAGGGAATCAAGATAGAACTTCATTTTTGGATATCTGACGAATGGTTCTGTCCTGACGGTATCACAGGGATTGCTATTCCCTTCTATCTACTCAGCAAAGAGTTAATCGAACTAGAGAAACAATATATAGGATACGCAGAAGGAGAAGATCTTAATTGGTGTTTGAAGCTTATTAGGCACGAGGTAGCACATGCCCTAGATAATGCCTACGGCCTTAGAGAGCTTACAAAAAGAGCAGAATTATTTGGCCGTGTCCAAACCCCATACCCCAAAGAATATACCCGAAGGCCATACTCAAAAAGGTATGTAATCAATCTAGAGGAAAACTACGCTCAATCTCACCCGGAAGAAGATTGGGCTGAAACATTTGCTGTTTGGCTTGATCCGAACTCTAATTGGAAAAAGAAATACGCGAAGTGGCCGGCCATAATGAAACTAGAATATGTAGATAGTGTAATGAGAAAACTCAATCCTAGAGAGTTAATTACCTGTGAAGATACTCTAGATGAAATTTCAACTCTCTCAATTACAGTGGAGAAATACTTAGAAAGAAAACTAAAGTCAAAGAATAAGTATAAGAAGCAATTATTTGGAAGAAACTTAAATCGTATATTTAAACCTGGTAGTCATAATAATGCCTCTAGCTTTCTTTCCAAAAGAGAAAAAGAGATTTGCTCTAAAGTTGCAAAAACTACAAATCAATACCATTATATAGTTAAGGATGTTTTTAAAGAACTTAAGCAGGAGTGCAAAGCAAAAAGCTTAACACTTAAAAAACCGAGTTCTCAAACCAAGAAAGAAATTGAAGCTCTCTTGTATAGAAAAACAATTTCATATATCAAGCAAGGACAACATAAGGTTATTATGTGAAAATTTTGGTTCTCATGCACAAGGATCTAGTGCCACCACTTAGCAAAACAGAAGATGAATTCGACAGAGATGAAGTTCCTTGGATAACCGAGTGGGATGTCATGAGAGGTCTTGAGGCCCTTGGTCACACTGCAATCGCAGTTGGAGTGATATCAGATCTAAAAGTAATCAAAGATGCTATCGATGAATATAGTCCTCACTTAATCTTTAACTTACTTGAAGAATTTGATGGAGAGGTTCTATTCGATCAAAATGTTGTTAGTTATTTAGAACTCCTTAGAGTTCCCTATACGGGATGTAATCCACGTGGGCTTATGCTTGCTAGGGATAAGGCCCTGGCCAAGAAAATATTACTTTATCACCGACTAAAGACGCCTCGTTTTCAGGTTTTTCCAAAGAATAAAAAAACTAAGAAAAATAAGTCCCTGTCTTTTCCACTCATTGTAAAATGTCTTACCGAGGAAGCTTCCCTCGCCATATCTAAAGCTTCAGTTGTTCATAGTGAAGAAAAGCTCTATGAGAGAGTCCAATATATAAATCACAAAATTGGAGTTGACGCTATTGTTGAGGAGTTTATTGAAGGCAGAGAGTTTTATGTAGGTATTCTTGGTAATTACAAATTAAAGCCCTTACCTATTTGGGAATTAAAGTTTGAAAAGGTAGAACATCCTGAAAAAGAATTCTACTCCAGAAGCGCTAAGTGGAATACTAAGTACAGAAATAGAAAAGGAATCACGACAACTTTTGCAACTGTTAGCAAAGAGGAAGAAGAAATAATAAACAAAGTTTGTAAGCGTGCCTACAAGCATTTAAATCTAAATGGATATGCTCGTATAGATCTTAGAATGACTAACACTGGTGAAGTCTATATTATTGAAGTGAATCCAAATCCAAATATTTCTAAAGACGATGACTTTGCAACTAGCGCTAATCATTTAGGAATGACGTATCCAATGGTTCTCAAAGATATTTTAAAACTGGCAAAGGGCTGGGCCAAGAAAGTCTAAGGTGCATTTTTTACGACTTGAACAATTTTTTGATTCAATTTGTCTGGAGTTATAGGTTTTATCAAGTAACCAGATACTCCCGAATTAATCGCCTCAACGACATGTGCCCTATCGCTATCAGCAGTAATCATAAGAAAAGGAACTTCTTTAAAGTCATTGCTTTGTTTTAATTTATTTAAAAAACTGATTCCATCAAGCCGAGGCATATTCCAGTCAGCTAAGATTAATTGAATAGGCTTGTCTTCCATATAAGAAACTTTCATAACTTTGAGAGCATCCTCTCCATCGACCGCAGAAGATAGGTTTTTGAATCCTGTCTTTCTTAAAATGACTTTAATTAAGTTTCTCGTATCTACATCATCTTCAACAACAAGAATTCTTAGAGTATTTGTTAATTTCATGAATTAATTATAACGCTAGATTAAATAAGTAAATCATAAGATTTCTTTAAAAGATGCTAGAGGGAATCAAGCTCAGCAAGAAGCTTCTTTACTCCCGGAAGGTTCTCAGGCTTCTTTAATTGGGCCTCTTTTTCTAGAGCTTTTAAGAACTGAAGAGGAAGCATTTTTTGAAGCATATTTACTAGCCAAATAGGAATAGAACCTTTTGGATCAACTAAAATGGTCATCCTAACCCAAGCTTTTTTATCTTTTCTTCTAAATTCGAGTGTTCCGTACGGCATATCTGCTCGAACTATGTCATCAAAGTGAGGATACTTTTCGTGTGTGACAGAATGGGTATCAACGACTAAGACTTTATTTTTACGATCTAGTCTTAATTCATTAATTAAAACCATATCTCTATCCGTAGCAGGCCAAGGTAGATCATTATTATTATAAGTAACGGCCTTCACATCTGAAATATCTTCTATCGTTTTTTTCTCGACCATATTTGGGGCCCAACGTGACGTGCCCTCAACATCTCTGAGTACTTGTAATACATTTTCAAGAGATGCATCTAAGACCGACTCGGCCTTAAACCCTACTATTTGTGAATCCTTTGCTTTTTGAGAGTGAACCAGTACTCCATCTTTACTATAAACTTTTTCCCAGGCATCAGCTCGAAAGTGCTTTTCAAGTTCATTCCCAAAGACACTTGAACAAAAAAGTAGGATTATAAAAGTAAATTTTTTCAAAGAGTTGGCCTTATATTTGTGATTTTTTATATGCTAACATACTATGGTTTTTTTCAAATGGGAAAAATTTTTCAAGTAATAAGATCAAATCAAATTCAATAAAGTACTCCTCAATACCCTAACCATAAGCTCAACTATGTAATAGATCAAAAATAGTAAATAAAATTTTGTCTAAAGATACTTATTTTTATGAAGTATAAAAACCACTCCCCGATAAATAGAAATACTAAAAAGGAGAATTAATGAAGACACTAATAATAATTTGCTTAGCACTTTCTATGGTCCCTACTCTCGCTGACAACATAAAGGATCGAGCAAAATCTAAAGCGAGTAAATATATTTCTGGTGCCTTTACAGGTACGGAGATAATTACTCAATTAAAGAAATCAAACGCACCAAAAGCAAGAGAATCAAAAAATGCTCCTGCCGACATTGATGCAAAAGATAAACAATGGAGAGCATGGAAAAAAGGTGCTGCTCAACCACAATTTGTGAAAGATGTTTTAGACGCTCAGTGCTCACAATTACTAGCAGGCTTTAATTCTCGCTATAGATTTGCAACAGAAGCTTTTGTAATGAACAATCGAGGAGAAACAATTTGCGCCTCACCACCAACTTCTGACTATGACCAAGGAGATGAAGAGAAGTGGTTCAATGTTTTTGTTAATGGTGAAGACCCTCATATAAGTGAGCCAGAAAAAGATGAGAGTTCAGGGGAATTCCAATTACAAGTCTCATATCCAATAAAGGAAGGAACTTCAAAATTGGGTGTTATTACCATCGGCGTAAAAACGAAGTAAACCCTGATTTTAATCACTTTTATAGGTGCGATTAGTAGCAGATTAACCTAGAGAAACTTCTTAAACTATTTGCATACTACTTCTATAAGGAGATTAAGATGCAAGTAGAATCAACTAGAGAATCCTCTCTTGTTTCCATTAAAGTTAAAGATATAATGACAACTGAGCTATTCGTGCTCTCTCCAGATCATAATCTAAAAGACTTAGACACTATAATGAACTGGAAATCAGTAAGGCATATACCTGTTGTCGAAAATAATAAAATGGTAGGACTCATTACCCATAGAGACTTACTTAAAGTACTTGTCGAGATGTACTCATCACTTTCCACCAATGCAGACCTAAGAGAGTCAATACTTGTTGGAGAAGTAATGAACAAAGAGATCTTTGTTGTGTACCCTGAAACTCCTCTACAAGAAGCTGCTTCAATTATAAAAGAAAAGAAACTTGGTTGTTTGCCTGTTGTAGATGAGCAAACAAATTCCCTAATCGGTATTATTACTGAAGCTGACTTTGTGAAGTTCTTCGTTGATCAAGATATATTAACAATGAGCTAACTATTTAAAAAGGCGATGATCCTTCATCGCCTTGGCTTTTTTGTTATTTTCTACTAATATCCATTCATGATTCTACAACTAATAACAATTCTAGTCCTTAATCTATTTGCTAATCCATTTAGTGTTGAAATTGAAACAATTAGACCAACTCAATTTAGTATTGGAAAAAAAGAGGCCTTAAAGAAAATTAAGAAAATTGAAAAACTTTACGCCAAGGGTAAACTTTCAAAATATCTAGAAAAGAAAACTGCTCCTGCTATTAAAGGACCCGAGAATCACTTATGGATAATTGACAGACATCACACTAGCTACGCCATTTTAAATTCTGACATTCCATCAGCATATAAGAGAATACAAGTAAGAGTTATTCATGATTGGAGTAATCTAGAGCGTAAAGAGTTTCAAGCTAAGATGATCAAGAATAACTTTGTCTACCTTAAAGACACCGACTTTAGGCCAATTGCATTCAATAAACTTCCAAGACATATAGCAGACCTAGTAGACAATCCCTTGAGAAGTATTGCCTCCAGAGCATTAGATGAAAAATGTTACAAAAAAACAGATACTCCCTATCAGCAATTCTACTGGGCCGAACACTTCTACAATATGGGTACTCCAAATAAACTAGTAGAATTGAGTGAGGTTCTTCCTCTGTGCCACATTAGAGAAGCACGAGAACTGCCTGGATTTATTAAATAGAATCAATAAGTTACAAATATCTAAACGAATTAGTTTGCCTTTTCTACAAAAGTTTTATATATCAAACAGTAAATTTACTAAAGGATAAATATGAAAACTATAATCTTCTTACTACTAGTATCTGCCCTATCTATTCAGGCCAGTGAACTTACGATTTATACTTCAAGAAAAGAGCATTTAATAAAGCCAATTCTAGACCTTTACACTAAAGAAACTGGCGTAAAATTTAAATATACAACTAACAAAGATGGTGCCTTAATTGAGAGATTAAAAGCAGAAGGAAGCTCAACTCCAGCTGACCTACTCTTTACAGTTGATGGTGGAAACTTATGGTTTGCATCTACTCAGAACCTACTAGAGCCTATTAGCAGCAAAACACTAGAAGAAAATATCCCTAGCAATTTTAAAGATCCAAAAAATCAATGGTTCGGTTTATCTCTTAGGGCCAGAACAATAGTATATAGTACTAAAAGAGTTAAAGAGTCAGAGCTTTCTACTTACCAAGATCTAGCAGATAAGAAATGGAAAGGAAGGCTTTGCCTAAGAACTTCGAAGAAAGTTTACAATCAATCACTAGTCGCTGAACTCATCGATACTCTTGGAAAAGAAGAAGCTAAGAGAGTTGTTGCAGGATGGGTTGCCAATAATGTTGAGATCTTCTCTAATGATACTGCGGCAATAAAAGCTATTATTGCTGGTCAATGTGACGTCACAATTGTGAATACTTATTACTTTGGAAGACTACTAAAAGAAAATAAAGATCTTCCTGTAAAAATATTCTGGCCAAATCAGAAAACAAAGCTTGGAGTACATATAAATGTTTCAGGAGCAGGTGTTCTAAAATATTCTAAGCATAAGAAAGAAGCTACAAAGTTTTTAGAATGGCTATCTAGTGGAAAGGCACAAGAGCTATTTGCTTCTGTAAATATGGAATATCCAGCAAATCCAAATGTTAACTTAGACCCATTAGTAAAAAGCTGGGGAAGTTTCAAATCTGACAAAGAGTTTAATTTATCCAAAGCTGGAATGCTACAAAAGGATGCTATCAAGCTAATGCATGAAGTTCATTACAAATAGTTTTGGAGGCTTAAACAACAAGCATTCCACTCAAAAAGTATTCATTCTAGCAATATGTACTCTAATCATGTTGCCCTTTATGGCCTTAATTTATAAGGCCATTTTTGGTTTTGAAGCTGACCCTACAGTATGGGATCATGCTCTAAAGAATGTAGTGCCATCTGTTATTTATAATACATTCATGCTCGCCGTTTTGACTTTATTATTTTCACTGACACTAGGGCTTATCGCGGCATGGCTTTGCTCATTTACAAACTTTAAATACAAAAAGTTATTACACTTCCTCTCAATAGTTCCACTAATCTTTCCACTATATGTTCTAGCGTTTATTTATGTTGGATTATTTGAGTACTCTTCTGGATTCATGGAGTTTTTTCGTGAGTCTTTGGATATTAATCTTCATAGCTATTTTAAGATAAAGTCTATTCTAGGAAGTTCATTGATTTTTTCTTTTGGATTATTTCCTTATGTATATTTAATGTTAAAACAATCTTTTGATAATCAAGGGCCACAACTATTCCAAGTCTCGAGGTCACTGGGTCTAAGCAAAATACAAACATTTTTTAAAATCTCAATTCCTATGGCAAGGCCGTGGATTCTTGCCGCCACCACAATTATTTTAATGGAAACTCTCGCCGACTTTGGAGCCGTGTCAGTTTTCAATGTAGATACATTCACAACTGCAATTTACCAATCATGGACAGGTATGTACTCTCTTTCAACAGCAACGAAGCTAAGTACTTTCCTAATAGTAGTGGCAATTTTTATACTTTTAATAGAAGTGAAATATACTGAAAAACAAAAATACACTTCTAAAAAGAGTAACAAGAGTAATAATATCTTTATCCTTTCAAAATCGCAGCAACTTATTGCTTCAGTATGGCTACTAATTACAGCTTTACTAACTTTTATAATCCCGATAACTCAACTACTCTTGTGGGTAAGAAACCTTATTACAATAGAGCAAATTGAAAAGAATATTCCTTATCTTTTAAATTCAATTAAGATTGCTCTTACCACCGCTATCATAACTACTATAGTTGCATTACTTGTGTGCGCGGGAGCAAAACTTATAAACAGTAAGTTTTGGACAAGAGTGAATAAGGCATCAACTCTTGGCTATGCCATTCCAGGAAGCATAATAGCGGTAGCTGTTTTCAGTTTATTTACACAAATAAAATCAATTCTTGGCCCGTCCATAGATCAAAACACATTTCTCTATATTATTTTAATTGTTGGATTAATGACAAGATTTCTTTCTCTTGCCTTTAAAAGTATAGAATCTGCTTTAAAGAAAATTTCCAATAATACTGATAAAGCGGCTAGATCAATGGGAGCACGTCCCATTGAGATTCTTCATAAAATATATATCCCTATTATAAAGGGCGGTATATCGAGCGCTTTTATAATGATTTTCATTGAAGTTATGAAGGAGATGCCAATGACCCTAATGTTAAGACCATTTGGTCATGACACATTGTCAGTTAAAGTATATGAATTTACTTCTGAGGGCGAGTGGGAAAAGGCCTCCATTGCAGGTCTAATGATTGTGCTAACAGGAATGATCTCAGTTGCCCTATTAATTTTCTCATCTCGCCAAAAAAGGGAAAGAATATGAGTATCCTTA
The DNA window shown above is from Halobacteriovorax sp. HLS and carries:
- a CDS encoding extracellular solute-binding protein, with the protein product MKTIIFLLLVSALSIQASELTIYTSRKEHLIKPILDLYTKETGVKFKYTTNKDGALIERLKAEGSSTPADLLFTVDGGNLWFASTQNLLEPISSKTLEENIPSNFKDPKNQWFGLSLRARTIVYSTKRVKESELSTYQDLADKKWKGRLCLRTSKKVYNQSLVAELIDTLGKEEAKRVVAGWVANNVEIFSNDTAAIKAIIAGQCDVTIVNTYYFGRLLKENKDLPVKIFWPNQKTKLGVHINVSGAGVLKYSKHKKEATKFLEWLSSGKAQELFASVNMEYPANPNVNLDPLVKSWGSFKSDKEFNLSKAGMLQKDAIKLMHEVHYK
- a CDS encoding ParB/Srx family N-terminal domain-containing protein — protein: MILQLITILVLNLFANPFSVEIETIRPTQFSIGKKEALKKIKKIEKLYAKGKLSKYLEKKTAPAIKGPENHLWIIDRHHTSYAILNSDIPSAYKRIQVRVIHDWSNLERKEFQAKMIKNNFVYLKDTDFRPIAFNKLPRHIADLVDNPLRSIASRALDEKCYKKTDTPYQQFYWAEHFYNMGTPNKLVELSEVLPLCHIREARELPGFIK
- a CDS encoding iron ABC transporter permease, with product MKFITNSFGGLNNKHSTQKVFILAICTLIMLPFMALIYKAIFGFEADPTVWDHALKNVVPSVIYNTFMLAVLTLLFSLTLGLIAAWLCSFTNFKYKKLLHFLSIVPLIFPLYVLAFIYVGLFEYSSGFMEFFRESLDINLHSYFKIKSILGSSLIFSFGLFPYVYLMLKQSFDNQGPQLFQVSRSLGLSKIQTFFKISIPMARPWILAATTIILMETLADFGAVSVFNVDTFTTAIYQSWTGMYSLSTATKLSTFLIVVAIFILLIEVKYTEKQKYTSKKSNKSNNIFILSKSQQLIASVWLLITALLTFIIPITQLLLWVRNLITIEQIEKNIPYLLNSIKIALTTAIITTIVALLVCAGAKLINSKFWTRVNKASTLGYAIPGSIIAVAVFSLFTQIKSILGPSIDQNTFLYIILIVGLMTRFLSLAFKSIESALKKISNNTDKAARSMGARPIEILHKIYIPIIKGGISSAFIMIFIEVMKEMPMTLMLRPFGHDTLSVKVYEFTSEGEWEKASIAGLMIVLTGMISVALLIFSSRQKRERI